One Danio rerio strain Tuebingen ecotype United States chromosome 22, GRCz12tu, whole genome shotgun sequence genomic window carries:
- the LOC137488948 gene encoding CD276 antigen homolog, protein MIPRFYSLLYFNFVFALLINKASLQITVEGFIGRSALLPCSSTEDASKQDIYVHWRDSSSKSVFDLIKGEASIEQQDQQYKNRTESFPQEYLRRNFSIKLNKLRVTDAGKYICYISHSSEQPAVRLIVNASVAENENKPIKEDDKGDNTGSDGETSHWLLVVITFAVLVIIGVIIVLLRYRKKIQSSFSHVTTENSDDIDK, encoded by the exons ATGATTCCCAG ATTCTACAGTCTGCTGTACTTCAACTTTGTGTTTGCACTGCTGATTAACAAAG CATCTCTTCAGATCACAGTAGAGGGTTTTATTGGTCGTTCTGCTCTCCTGCCATGTTCCTCAACTGAAGATGCAAGCAAGCAAGACATTTATGTGCACTGGAGAGACAGTAGCAGTAAAAGCGTGTTTGACTTAATCAAGGGTGAAGCTTCAATTGAGCAGCAGGATCAGCAGTACAAGAACAGAACTGAATCTTTCCCTCAAGAATATCTGAGAAGAAACTTTTCCATTAAACTCAACAAACTTCGAGTCACTGATGCTGGAAAATACATCTGCTACATCTCACACTCATCTGAACAACCAGCTGTACGGCTGATCGTCAACG CCTCTGTggcagaaaatgaaaacaaaccaaTTAAAGAAGATGACAAAGGAGACAATACGGGATCAGATGGAGAAACTTCACATTGGCTCTTGGTTGTTATTACATTTGCTGTACTAGTAATTATAGGGGTAATCATTGTTTTATTGCGCTATAGAAAGAAAATACAATCTAGCTTCTCTCATGTCACGACTGAAAACTCAGACGACATCGACAAATGA